The nucleotide window GCCTTGTAGCGAATCCGCAGCGGTCCCGCTGGCCGAGTACCTGGGAAGAACAGGAAACTTTCCCGCTGCCCCTGCTGCAACTCGACCGGCACCGTTTGCTCGATCCATGTCCCATCTGGCTGCCGCGACATGATCGAGACGAGCTCGCTGGCCTGCCCAACGTCCAAGGCATGCCCTGACAGAAAGTTAGCCGGCCAGTCTTCTTCGTAAATCGCACCCCGGATTGCAGCGCCCGTCTTCGACTCGCATTGAGCGGTCACGCCGGGGATGATGATCTGCTCGATCAGCGCCGGCTCCATGTCCTCTGACTCAACCCGACATTGGAAGGCCACCTGCTCCAGCGTCAGGACCGGGTCGCCGAAGTACTCGATTCGACGGGCCATGGCTTATGGCTTCGCGCCGTCATCGGTACCCGCATTACCTTCGCCGCCTTCAGCACCATTAGACGTCGCACCGGATGTCTCGGCGGGCGAGTTTGCCGCGCCGGGGTCACCGGTATTTTTTGAACTACTGGTTTTCGCCGCAGCAGTCTTACCTGCTTTCGGCTTTTCGTAGACCTCAGCGAAGCCCTTGGATTTCAGGCCTTCAACAACGTCTGGATCAAACCCGGCCAACTCGTCTGCCGAGTAACCACGCCAGGCTTTCAGAAACCGCACCACAACTTTATCGCTCATCGCTTCGACCTCAGATATGCAAAGCCCCGCCGAAGCGGGGCAAAAGGATTACATGCCAGCGCCCCACTTCACGGCGACGGCGACCACGATGCACTCCACGTGACGTGGACCGAAGTCGTGCTTGGCGATTACCTTTACCAGGGTCTGGTCACGCTGGAAGGCGCTGACCATGTTGCCCTCGGAATCTTTATACGAGGCCTCGCTACTGAACGAGATAGTCAGGTCCATGTCTTCGCCGATCATCATGTCTGCGAAGTTAACGAAGTAGAATTCAGTCTCATTGCCACCGACGCCGAGGTTCACTGGGATCTGGTTGCTCAGACCAACCGGATAGCCCTTGAACAGACCCTGTTCAATTTCCGGATAAGCCTTGTTGCCGTTGCCATCACGCAACGACTGCAACCAACGGAAGACACGCGGATGCATCAGCCAACCGCAGTCTTTCATCATCACGTTGGCGGTTTCGATGCGAAGCATCATGCCGCCGCAGAACAGGTCGATTTGTTCCAGGGTGATGCCAGCAGTGTCGGGAGCCGGCAACACGTTGAACGCCTGCGCCCAATAACGCATGCCCTTGGGAAGCGTGCCGCTACCGTCGGCACGAATGAAGTGCAGGTCTTCCGAAAGACCCATCGACACTGCCAGGTCGGCTACGACGATGTCATCGATTCGCGGGCTGATGCCAGCGTTGGCAATCAGGTCATTGGAGATGGGTACGATCGCAGCGGCTTTTTTCGCCGACAGTTTCGTATCCGCGAACGTCATACCGGTGAGCGGGATGTCGGTTTCGGTACCGATGTAGGTGACAATGGTGTTGCCGGTAATGCGAGGCTGGGTCAGGTTGCCGTTGTTCAATGGCAGACTGCGGGCCCCCATCTTGCGCACCACTGACATCGGGCGCAGAGCCTCGATAATCTCTGTCGCGAAGTTTTGTGGAACCAACACACCGCCGGCACCCGGCGTCACCGTGCTCAATGCCATGGCAACATCAGTGGAAAAACCACCTTGTTCCGCCATTTGCGCAGCCTGATGCTGATTACCTCCCGCGGCGGCCAGCAGCCGGACCATCTGAGCCATGCGCACTCCTGGCGCATCAGCCGGACCCGATCCGGAAATGTAACCTGGTGGCGGGCCAGTTCGGCCTTGCGCCGACTCATTGACTGGGACCGCATTGGCGGCCGCCATTCGCTCAGCCTTTTCCGCCCGACTGATCTTGTCAGTCAGAGCATTGAACTCGGCTTCCAGGCTGGTGAATTGAGTCAGTTGCTCAGCCGACAGCGCCGCGCCGCCGGCTTCGAGTTTAGCCAACGCCTGAAGCGTTTCGTTGATCTTGGCGCGTTCGCTACGCAATTGAAGTACAAGGGACATGGTGCCTCCTGGGCATAAAAAAACCCGCACATGGCGGGCTTCGACGACTGCCGCGAACGCGGTCAGATCTGGGTTTGAAAATTCAGTGCGGCTGCTCGGACCGAAAGACGGCCTTGCTGGCGGTTCGCTCGGCTCAATGCCACCGAGTTGGATAAGTCATCGACGGCTTGTTGCGGGCTCTGCATGCGATCGGCAAGGCCCGCCGCGA belongs to Pseudomonas sp. B21-015 and includes:
- a CDS encoding phage major capsid protein encodes the protein MSLVLQLRSERAKINETLQALAKLEAGGAALSAEQLTQFTSLEAEFNALTDKISRAEKAERMAAANAVPVNESAQGRTGPPPGYISGSGPADAPGVRMAQMVRLLAAAGGNQHQAAQMAEQGGFSTDVAMALSTVTPGAGGVLVPQNFATEIIEALRPMSVVRKMGARSLPLNNGNLTQPRITGNTIVTYIGTETDIPLTGMTFADTKLSAKKAAAIVPISNDLIANAGISPRIDDIVVADLAVSMGLSEDLHFIRADGSGTLPKGMRYWAQAFNVLPAPDTAGITLEQIDLFCGGMMLRIETANVMMKDCGWLMHPRVFRWLQSLRDGNGNKAYPEIEQGLFKGYPVGLSNQIPVNLGVGGNETEFYFVNFADMMIGEDMDLTISFSSEASYKDSEGNMVSAFQRDQTLVKVIAKHDFGPRHVECIVVAVAVKWGAGM